The Listeria monocytogenes genome window below encodes:
- the hisB gene encoding imidazoleglycerol-phosphate dehydratase HisB: MRTATKTRVTAETSIELSINLDSQTESTISTGVGFLDHMLTLFAKHSRITLNVKADGDTYVDAHHTVEDIGITLGLCLKEALADKASINRYGSAYVPMDESLGFCALDLSGRSYLVFDAELTNPKLGDFDTELVEEFFQAVAFNTEMNLHLRVLYGKNTHHKIEALFKAFGRALREAITINPEIKGVNSTKGVL, translated from the coding sequence ATGAGAACAGCGACTAAAACCCGTGTTACTGCAGAAACTTCTATTGAACTTTCCATTAACCTAGATTCCCAAACAGAATCAACTATTTCTACTGGAGTCGGATTTTTGGATCACATGCTCACCCTTTTCGCCAAGCATAGCCGAATAACTTTAAACGTAAAAGCAGACGGCGATACATATGTCGATGCGCATCATACCGTAGAAGACATCGGCATCACACTCGGACTTTGTTTAAAAGAAGCACTTGCTGATAAAGCGAGCATTAATCGCTACGGCTCCGCTTATGTCCCAATGGACGAATCACTTGGTTTTTGTGCTCTAGACTTAAGTGGACGTTCTTATCTTGTTTTTGACGCTGAACTCACAAACCCTAAACTGGGTGATTTTGACACAGAATTAGTGGAAGAATTTTTCCAAGCAGTCGCCTTTAATACCGAAATGAACCTCCACCTTCGCGTCCTTTATGGCAAAAACACACACCATAAAATCGAAGCACTTTTTAAAGCATTCGGTCGTGCTCTTCGCGAAGCTATTACGATTAATCCCGAAATCAAAGGCGTAAATTCAACTAAAGGGGTCCTGTAA
- the hisD gene encoding histidinol dehydrogenase: protein MKILTGTVKDLLNKLKTENDTNTSIQVETEVKTIIEKVKTAGDQALFDFTSKFDGVGLTELRVPAADIQAASAKVDPAFLDALQQAKANIESFHSKQKQHAFLDNEKDGVIRGQLIRPLETVGVYVPGGTAAYPSSVLMNVLPAKIAGVKRIVMITPPGENGINPHVLVAAQLAGVDEIYQVGGAHGIAALAYGTESIPKVAKIVGPGNVYVATAKREVFGLVDIDMIAGPSEIVVLADENANPAFIAADLLSQAEHDILARAILITTSKKIAEETQNEIDKQLENLPRKAIAHKSIETQGKIVITATTQEMFDIMNEIAPEHLEVQLENPMNYLHQIKNAGSIFLGSYASEPLGDYFAGPNHVLPTSGTAKFFSPLGVEDFTKRSAFISYTKEALAKEKDAIVLLAKKEGLDAHAKAIQIRFEEEN from the coding sequence ATGAAAATTTTAACCGGAACTGTAAAGGATCTATTAAACAAGCTCAAAACAGAAAACGATACGAACACTTCCATCCAAGTGGAAACCGAAGTAAAAACGATTATTGAAAAAGTAAAAACAGCTGGTGACCAAGCCCTATTTGACTTCACATCCAAGTTTGACGGCGTAGGGCTCACCGAACTCCGCGTTCCAGCCGCTGACATCCAAGCTGCAAGCGCAAAAGTCGACCCCGCCTTCCTAGACGCACTCCAACAAGCTAAAGCGAATATTGAAAGTTTCCACAGCAAGCAAAAACAACATGCTTTCCTTGATAACGAAAAAGACGGCGTCATTCGAGGACAATTGATTCGCCCATTAGAAACTGTCGGTGTATACGTTCCCGGTGGTACAGCAGCTTATCCATCCTCCGTATTAATGAATGTGTTACCCGCCAAAATTGCTGGAGTAAAGCGAATCGTAATGATTACTCCTCCTGGCGAAAACGGTATTAATCCTCACGTCCTAGTCGCGGCTCAACTTGCTGGTGTGGACGAAATTTACCAAGTTGGCGGTGCACATGGAATCGCAGCTCTTGCTTACGGAACTGAATCTATCCCTAAAGTAGCTAAAATCGTCGGTCCTGGAAATGTCTATGTCGCCACTGCCAAACGTGAAGTGTTCGGCTTAGTCGATATCGACATGATAGCTGGTCCATCCGAAATTGTTGTGCTTGCAGATGAAAATGCCAATCCTGCTTTTATCGCCGCCGACTTACTCTCCCAAGCAGAGCACGATATTTTAGCCCGTGCTATCTTAATCACAACTAGTAAAAAAATCGCCGAGGAAACACAAAATGAAATTGACAAACAGCTAGAAAATCTACCTCGAAAAGCGATTGCTCATAAATCTATCGAAACACAAGGAAAAATCGTTATCACAGCAACCACACAAGAAATGTTCGATATCATGAACGAAATCGCCCCTGAACACTTAGAAGTACAACTTGAAAATCCAATGAACTATCTCCATCAAATTAAAAACGCCGGCTCAATTTTCTTAGGAAGTTATGCCTCTGAACCTCTTGGCGACTATTTTGCCGGACCAAATCACGTCTTACCTACAAGTGGCACCGCGAAATTTTTCTCTCCTCTCGGCGTGGAAGATTTCACGAAACGTTCTGCCTTTATTTCTTATACAAAAGAAGCACTCGCAAAAGAAAAAGATGCTATTGTTTTACTTGCCAAAAAAGAAGGTCTAGACGCCCATGCCAAAGCCATTCAAATTCGTTTTGAGGAGGAAAACTAA
- the hisG gene encoding ATP phosphoribosyltransferase, producing MKALKIALTKGRLEKDAVALLEKAGIDCSSMTDKKRKLIFHSSTQPISFILVKAVDVMTYVKHGVADIGIVGKDVLMEASKSHYEMLDLEIGKCQFCLASTPDFDPSSYRRKIIATKYPTVASKFFREKGEDVEIIKIEGSVEIAPVLGLADAIIDIVETGSTLKENGLLIYEKMYPISARLIVNKASLKQNKTQIFQLIDQLEQAIKEERIE from the coding sequence ATGAAAGCTCTCAAAATCGCTCTAACAAAAGGTCGACTGGAGAAAGACGCAGTGGCACTTTTGGAAAAAGCGGGGATTGACTGTTCTTCTATGACAGATAAAAAGCGCAAACTAATTTTTCATAGTAGCACTCAACCAATCTCTTTTATTTTAGTAAAAGCGGTCGATGTCATGACTTATGTAAAGCACGGGGTTGCGGATATTGGCATCGTTGGTAAAGACGTTTTAATGGAAGCATCTAAATCCCATTACGAAATGCTCGACCTTGAAATCGGTAAATGCCAGTTCTGCCTTGCTTCTACACCTGACTTTGACCCGAGCAGTTATCGACGAAAAATCATCGCAACGAAGTATCCAACTGTTGCTTCCAAATTTTTCCGGGAAAAAGGCGAAGATGTAGAAATTATCAAAATCGAAGGATCCGTCGAGATTGCTCCAGTGCTTGGTCTTGCTGATGCCATCATCGATATCGTCGAAACTGGCTCCACTTTAAAAGAAAACGGCTTACTTATTTATGAAAAAATGTATCCAATCTCTGCTCGTCTGATTGTCAATAAAGCTTCCTTAAAACAGAACAAAACGCAAATTTTCCAATTAATCGATCAATTAGAACAAGCGATAAAGGAGGAACGCATCGAATGA
- a CDS encoding ATP phosphoribosyltransferase regulatory subunit: MNLNKNLPTGTRDKLFREAQAAYKIEQQVNHYFEKRGFKRIETPVIEFEDVFSSEHQADAKLYRFFDEKGRLTVLRPDMTLPIGRVVSTTGVTLPLKLSYSGKIFRANEDFGGEQNEQTQAGIEIIGYPSIKAEIECILSGIGVLNALEIPNFQIELGHAAIYRRVIQLLNLSETAEIDFRQLIQNKSLTGIKRFVAGNPSTLDDFILAIPRLFGPATAILNQAKNLTTDKGILTALHEMETIVEAVSYTADISVDLGLVQDFHYYTGIIFRGYADLAADNFLSGGRYDHLLEQFTSSSSPAVGLALNLDSLTTLQNRAGIIKKQTPTTLLIHYELEALQQAEKFMRDTPNSELSFFETASNAISFAKKWHIPEVVHVSSQGIQTIFQREADL; this comes from the coding sequence ATGAACTTAAATAAGAACTTACCAACTGGAACACGTGATAAACTCTTTCGTGAAGCACAAGCTGCATACAAAATTGAGCAACAAGTGAATCATTATTTTGAAAAACGTGGATTTAAACGTATTGAAACACCTGTTATCGAGTTTGAAGATGTCTTTTCTTCTGAACATCAAGCCGATGCGAAGTTATACCGTTTCTTTGACGAAAAAGGTCGTTTGACAGTTCTACGTCCGGACATGACCCTTCCAATTGGTCGAGTTGTAAGTACAACTGGTGTGACGCTCCCTCTAAAACTTTCTTATAGCGGAAAAATTTTCCGTGCCAATGAAGATTTTGGTGGCGAACAAAACGAACAAACGCAAGCTGGAATCGAAATCATTGGCTATCCTTCGATTAAAGCAGAGATTGAATGTATTTTAAGTGGAATTGGGGTTTTAAATGCTCTAGAAATTCCGAATTTTCAAATTGAACTCGGACATGCGGCAATTTATCGGCGTGTTATCCAACTTTTAAATCTCTCCGAAACAGCTGAAATTGATTTTCGCCAACTAATTCAAAATAAAAGCTTAACTGGTATTAAACGATTTGTTGCAGGTAATCCAAGTACGCTTGACGATTTTATTCTAGCCATACCAAGATTATTTGGCCCAGCGACAGCTATTTTAAACCAAGCAAAAAATTTAACAACCGACAAAGGAATTTTAACGGCACTGCACGAAATGGAAACAATTGTGGAAGCTGTTTCTTACACAGCAGATATTAGTGTCGATTTAGGACTCGTACAAGATTTTCATTATTATACAGGTATAATTTTTAGAGGATACGCTGACCTTGCTGCTGATAATTTTTTAAGCGGCGGCCGTTACGATCACCTACTAGAACAATTCACCAGCTCTTCCTCCCCAGCAGTTGGTTTGGCTCTTAATCTCGACTCCCTCACAACTCTACAAAACCGCGCTGGCATCATCAAAAAACAAACACCAACAACACTTTTGATCCACTACGAACTTGAGGCACTCCAACAAGCAGAAAAATTCATGCGCGACACACCAAATAGTGAATTAAGTTTTTTTGAAACAGCATCAAACGCCATCTCTTTTGCAAAAAAATGGCATATTCCCGAAGTCGTTCACGTCTCGAGCCAAGGCATCCAAACTATTTTTCAAAGGGAGGCAGACTTATGA
- the hisJ gene encoding histidinol-phosphatase HisJ, translating into MKRDGHTHTEFCPHGTHDDVEEMVLKAIELDFDEYSIVEHAPLSSEFMKNTAGDKEAVTTASMAMSDLPYYFKKMNHIKKKYASDLLIHIGFEVDYLIGYEDFTRDFLNEYGPQTDDGVLSLHFLEGQGGFRSIDFSAEDYNAGIVQFYGGFEQAQLAYLEGVIQSIEADLGAFKPQRIGHISLCQKFQQFFGADTSDFSEEVMEKFQSILALVKKRDYELDFNTAGLFKPLCEETYPPKKIVTLARELQIPFVYGSDSHGVQDIGRGYKTYCQK; encoded by the coding sequence ATGAAAAGAGACGGGCATACGCACACAGAATTTTGTCCACATGGTACGCATGATGACGTGGAAGAAATGGTTTTAAAAGCGATTGAACTGGATTTTGATGAGTATTCTATAGTAGAGCACGCGCCACTTTCGAGCGAATTTATGAAAAATACAGCTGGAGACAAAGAAGCTGTAACAACGGCTAGTATGGCAATGAGTGATCTCCCTTATTATTTTAAGAAAATGAACCATATAAAGAAAAAATATGCGAGTGATTTATTAATACATATCGGGTTTGAAGTGGATTATTTAATTGGTTATGAGGATTTTACGCGGGATTTTTTGAATGAGTATGGACCGCAAACGGATGATGGTGTGTTGTCGCTGCATTTTTTAGAGGGGCAAGGCGGTTTTCGTTCGATTGATTTTTCTGCGGAGGATTATAATGCAGGAATTGTACAATTTTATGGCGGGTTTGAACAAGCGCAACTTGCTTATTTAGAAGGTGTGATACAGTCAATTGAAGCGGATTTAGGAGCTTTTAAACCGCAGAGAATTGGGCATATTTCATTGTGTCAGAAGTTTCAGCAATTCTTTGGGGCGGATACAAGCGATTTTTCTGAGGAAGTAATGGAGAAATTTCAGTCGATTCTTGCTTTAGTGAAAAAACGAGACTATGAGCTTGATTTTAATACGGCAGGACTGTTTAAGCCACTTTGCGAGGAGACATATCCACCAAAGAAAATAGTGACATTAGCCAGAGAGTTACAGATTCCGTTTGTTTATGGTTCTGACTCGCACGGCGTTCAAGATATTGGGCGCGGTTATAAAACTTATTGCCAAAAATGA
- a CDS encoding MGMT family protein — protein sequence MIPADFEDRVYTVVRQIPRGKVTTYGQIAYMIGFPKNARLVGATLKHSKRDQITPCHRVVNAAGRLVPGWEEQRELLLSEGVTFKENGHVKMKNHFWQ from the coding sequence ATGATTCCAGCAGATTTTGAAGATCGTGTTTATACAGTCGTGCGCCAAATTCCGCGCGGTAAAGTGACTACATATGGCCAAATCGCTTATATGATTGGCTTTCCAAAAAACGCCAGACTCGTAGGCGCTACGCTGAAACATTCGAAACGTGACCAAATTACGCCTTGCCATCGTGTCGTCAATGCAGCTGGTCGACTAGTCCCGGGCTGGGAAGAACAGCGCGAACTCCTTTTATCCGAAGGTGTGACATTTAAAGAGAATGGCCACGTCAAAATGAAAAATCATTTTTGGCAATAA
- a CDS encoding nucleoid-associated protein: protein MPDFSYAKITKLVVHFAGNKAREEGTEVSANVLADIGSEMNQTLASIFLEPFKKDEYYQFTHETDLDFNEVRTFASNMFVAEEEFLDESKKILEHLYSETTHPNIKSGDVWIFFIEGCVVDGDFTNGIGIFKVENKEVFLKNDFNGREFQIGYDKGITGTDLDKGCLIFNVDHDTGNKVLILDRLNRGDSVYWKDKFLSIDKITDEKFYTEGFVEVCTDYIKQREESLLDKSNFVKATSEYLAGEETLNIAEFARTTIEKPEEITEFNTMVDTFERENNVRFPETFQLDEEKREKLSKKIRKTIKLGKNISVVVKDLEQLEETDFVQGYDEEKGKNYMIVYYD, encoded by the coding sequence ATGCCAGATTTTTCATACGCAAAAATTACAAAACTCGTGGTCCATTTTGCTGGAAATAAAGCGAGAGAAGAAGGAACAGAAGTATCAGCGAATGTGCTCGCTGATATTGGTTCGGAAATGAACCAAACACTAGCTTCGATTTTCTTAGAGCCATTTAAAAAAGATGAATATTATCAGTTTACGCATGAAACAGATTTGGATTTTAATGAAGTTCGTACGTTTGCTTCGAATATGTTTGTCGCGGAGGAAGAGTTTCTGGACGAATCCAAGAAGATTTTAGAGCATTTATATAGCGAAACTACCCACCCGAATATTAAGAGTGGTGATGTCTGGATTTTCTTTATTGAGGGCTGCGTTGTCGATGGTGATTTCACGAACGGAATCGGGATTTTTAAAGTCGAAAACAAAGAAGTCTTTCTTAAAAATGATTTCAACGGAAGAGAATTTCAAATTGGCTATGATAAAGGGATTACCGGAACGGACTTAGATAAAGGGTGCTTGATTTTCAATGTGGATCATGACACGGGAAATAAAGTGTTGATTTTAGACCGGCTTAACCGCGGCGATTCGGTGTATTGGAAAGATAAGTTCTTGAGCATTGACAAAATAACCGATGAGAAATTTTACACGGAAGGCTTTGTGGAAGTTTGTACGGATTATATTAAACAACGTGAGGAGTCGCTGCTTGATAAATCTAATTTTGTAAAAGCGACATCGGAATATTTAGCAGGAGAAGAGACGTTGAATATTGCTGAATTTGCCCGTACGACAATTGAAAAACCGGAAGAGATTACTGAATTTAACACGATGGTGGATACATTTGAACGAGAAAATAATGTCCGTTTTCCAGAAACATTCCAATTAGATGAAGAAAAGCGCGAAAAACTATCGAAAAAAATACGTAAAACGATTAAACTTGGCAAAAATATTTCGGTTGTTGTGAAAGATTTAGAACAGCTGGAAGAAACTGATTTTGTACAAGGATATGACGAGGAAAAAGGCAAAAACTACATGATTGTGTATTATGATTAA
- a CDS encoding NCS2 family permease codes for MDKFFKLRENKTTVRTEILAGLTTFLSMAYVLFVNPSMLATTGMELKAVFVATILASVVGSLAMGLIANYPIGLAPGMGLNAFFAYTVCAQWGIPWQTALAGVLVSGLVFICLTISGLREKIVNAIPTELKFAVGAGIGFFIAFLGLKNAGIIVPNESTIVALGDLHSGPVLLAVFGIIVTVAYMTIGWKGAIFLGMATTAIAGMLFGLIDVPTQVVSSVPSMAPTFGQAIIHLPDIFTPQMLIVILTFFFIDFFDTAGTLVAVATQAGFVKDNKIPRAGRSLFSDSLATVFGAIFGTSTTTSYVESTAGVAVGGRTGLTAVVVAICFSLSLFFSPLLGVITSAVTTPALVIVGILMIGNVAHIDWTKFEVAVPSFFVILMMVLTFSIATGIAIGFIFYPITMVLKGRYKEVHPIMYVMMVLFILYFMFVV; via the coding sequence ATGGATAAATTTTTCAAACTACGCGAGAACAAGACGACTGTTCGGACAGAAATACTCGCGGGGCTAACGACTTTCTTATCGATGGCTTATGTACTTTTCGTCAACCCATCTATGCTTGCAACAACTGGAATGGAATTAAAAGCTGTTTTTGTGGCAACGATTCTAGCTTCTGTTGTAGGATCACTTGCAATGGGGCTAATCGCTAATTACCCGATCGGGCTTGCGCCAGGTATGGGACTAAATGCATTTTTCGCTTATACCGTTTGTGCGCAGTGGGGAATTCCTTGGCAAACAGCGCTGGCTGGTGTTCTCGTTTCTGGCTTAGTATTTATTTGTCTAACCATTTCTGGACTTCGTGAAAAAATCGTTAATGCAATCCCAACGGAATTAAAATTCGCAGTTGGAGCAGGGATTGGGTTTTTTATCGCCTTTTTAGGGCTTAAAAATGCTGGAATTATTGTGCCAAATGAATCTACTATTGTAGCGCTTGGTGACTTACATTCTGGTCCAGTGTTACTAGCTGTTTTCGGGATTATTGTTACTGTTGCTTACATGACAATTGGTTGGAAAGGTGCGATTTTCCTTGGAATGGCAACAACCGCTATTGCTGGAATGTTGTTTGGATTAATCGACGTGCCAACTCAAGTTGTTTCTTCTGTACCGAGTATGGCACCAACTTTTGGGCAAGCTATTATTCATTTGCCTGATATTTTTACTCCGCAAATGTTGATTGTTATTTTGACATTTTTCTTCATTGATTTCTTTGATACTGCCGGGACACTTGTTGCGGTTGCGACTCAAGCTGGATTTGTAAAAGATAACAAAATTCCGCGTGCAGGTCGTTCACTATTTTCTGACTCGCTGGCAACTGTTTTTGGTGCGATTTTCGGAACTTCAACAACTACTTCTTATGTAGAATCTACTGCGGGAGTTGCGGTTGGGGGGCGGACAGGTTTAACTGCGGTTGTAGTTGCCATCTGTTTCTCGCTATCTCTTTTCTTCTCGCCACTTCTAGGCGTGATTACGAGTGCAGTTACGACGCCAGCACTTGTTATCGTTGGAATTTTAATGATTGGAAATGTTGCTCATATTGATTGGACTAAATTTGAAGTAGCAGTTCCGTCCTTTTTCGTTATTTTAATGATGGTACTTACTTTCTCTATTGCTACTGGTATCGCGATTGGTTTCATTTTCTATCCAATCACCATGGTACTTAAAGGACGCTATAAAGAAGTGCATCCAATTATGTACGTGATGATGGTATTGTTTATACTGTACTTTATGTTCGTCGTTTAG
- a CDS encoding glycoside hydrolase family 1 protein has product MTYKFPENFWWGSAASGPQTEGAANVDGRKPSIWDHWYKIEPGRFFNDVGPTNTSNFYYQYKEDIALMKQTGHNSFRTSIQWSRLIPDGIGEVNPKAVDFYNRVIDEMLANDVEPFMNLYHFDMPMSMQEKGGFESREVVDAYATFAKTCFELFGDRVKHWFTFNEPIVPVEAGYLYDMHYPNVVDFKRATQVAYHTTLAHALAVKEFHALEIPEGQIGIILNLTPSYPRSQNPADLKAAHIADLIFNRSFLDPVTKGEFPADLVEIIREHDALPEYTEEDLAIIKNNIIDILGVNYYQPRRVKAKEYAAHPDAPFMPEHLFDNYEMPYRKMNPYRGWEIFERAIYDIAINLRDNYDNIPFFISENGMGVEGESRYRNADGMIEDTYRIDFIKSHLKWLHKAMEEGANCHGYHLWTFMDCWSWANAYKNRYGLVEVDLDNDFKRTVKASGHWYKELAENNGFED; this is encoded by the coding sequence ATGACTTATAAATTTCCAGAGAATTTTTGGTGGGGAAGTGCGGCGTCCGGCCCACAAACAGAAGGCGCAGCAAATGTAGATGGTAGAAAGCCGAGTATTTGGGATCACTGGTACAAAATCGAACCAGGTCGTTTCTTTAATGATGTTGGTCCTACGAATACATCTAATTTTTACTATCAATATAAAGAAGATATTGCATTAATGAAACAAACAGGGCATAATTCTTTCCGTACTTCGATTCAGTGGTCACGCCTTATTCCAGATGGTATCGGCGAAGTGAATCCGAAAGCAGTAGATTTTTACAATCGTGTAATTGATGAAATGCTTGCAAATGACGTCGAACCATTTATGAATTTGTATCATTTTGATATGCCAATGTCGATGCAAGAAAAAGGCGGTTTTGAAAGCCGTGAAGTAGTGGACGCGTATGCAACTTTTGCAAAAACTTGTTTTGAATTATTCGGGGATCGTGTGAAACACTGGTTTACTTTTAATGAACCAATTGTTCCAGTTGAAGCTGGCTATTTATACGATATGCACTATCCGAATGTGGTTGATTTTAAACGTGCGACTCAGGTTGCTTACCACACTACTTTGGCGCATGCGCTTGCTGTGAAAGAATTCCACGCACTTGAAATTCCAGAAGGCCAAATTGGTATTATTTTAAACTTAACGCCGTCTTATCCAAGAAGCCAAAATCCGGCAGATTTAAAAGCGGCTCATATTGCGGATTTAATTTTCAACCGTAGTTTCCTTGATCCGGTTACAAAAGGGGAATTCCCGGCTGATCTTGTAGAAATTATTCGCGAACATGATGCGCTTCCAGAATATACCGAAGAAGATTTGGCGATAATTAAAAACAACATTATTGATATTTTGGGTGTGAACTACTACCAACCGCGCCGTGTGAAAGCGAAAGAATACGCAGCTCACCCGGATGCGCCATTTATGCCAGAACATCTTTTTGATAACTATGAAATGCCATACCGCAAAATGAATCCATATCGTGGTTGGGAAATTTTTGAAAGAGCGATTTATGATATTGCGATTAATCTGCGTGATAACTACGATAATATTCCATTCTTCATTTCTGAAAATGGTATGGGTGTAGAAGGCGAAAGTCGCTACCGTAATGCAGATGGAATGATTGAAGACACATACCGAATCGATTTCATTAAGAGTCACTTGAAATGGCTTCATAAAGCAATGGAAGAAGGCGCTAATTGTCACGGTTATCACCTTTGGACGTTCATGGACTGCTGGAGCTGGGCGAATGCTTACAAAAACCGTTACGGCTTAGTTGAAGTCGATTTGGACAATGATTTCAAACGTACTGTAAAAGCATCTGGTCATTGGTATAAAGAACTTGCAGAAAACAATGGTTTTGAAGACTAA
- a CDS encoding GntR family transcriptional regulator — MAQNQTKYSFIAEEIRKRIMNHAYPLNQPIPDEITLAKEFDCSRMTMKKALEVLVLEGLLYRKRGHGTFIIKSALDADRLQIHNQEVNGFTKLLDGKKVISKVIEFKVIFPTEEIAERLHIEMETPIYDILRVRLVKDEPYVLEHTYMPVGVIPGINQQILEGSIYSYIQDDLNLKIASSYKQIRADKATLLDQQYLDCASDDPVVEVEQTVYLNNGLAFEFSRSRHRYDKFVFTTVNIARR, encoded by the coding sequence GTGGCTCAGAACCAGACGAAATATAGCTTTATTGCTGAAGAAATCCGCAAAAGAATTATGAATCACGCCTATCCGCTTAATCAACCTATTCCTGATGAGATAACTTTGGCGAAAGAGTTTGATTGCAGTCGAATGACAATGAAAAAAGCGCTTGAAGTACTTGTGCTTGAAGGCTTACTATATCGTAAACGCGGGCATGGTACTTTCATTATCAAATCGGCGCTGGACGCGGACCGTTTACAAATTCATAATCAAGAGGTAAACGGCTTCACTAAACTTTTGGACGGCAAGAAAGTTATTAGTAAAGTAATCGAGTTTAAAGTCATCTTTCCAACTGAAGAAATTGCAGAACGTCTTCATATCGAAATGGAAACGCCAATCTATGACATTCTTCGTGTCCGACTAGTGAAAGATGAACCTTATGTACTTGAACACACGTATATGCCAGTTGGGGTTATCCCAGGCATCAATCAGCAAATTTTAGAAGGGTCAATTTATTCATATATTCAAGACGATTTGAACCTGAAAATTGCTAGTTCGTACAAACAAATTCGCGCGGATAAAGCAACACTGCTTGATCAGCAATATCTCGACTGTGCTTCTGATGACCCGGTTGTCGAAGTAGAACAAACCGTGTATTTAAACAACGGTCTCGCGTTTGAGTTTTCCAGATCGCGCCACCGTTATGATAAATTTGTGTTTACTACAGTGAATATAGCTAGACGATAA